atTGAATTATGTAATTTGGTTTATGTCGCATAATAACATAGCTTTCGGCTGTAATTTTTGCGATTCCAGTTTGTAGTGTTCATTtagatattataaaaaaaaaatagtttatagGTTATAAAAGTTATCATCAAAATGAAAATACTCCAAAACATACTATCTGCTTCTAAATGTTCTTGGATGTGGTCATGTAAACGATTTCATAGTagtaaaaatgttttgaaattGAGTGAGCGTGGCATGTACCAAGACATGTTTCCTAACAATGCTGCGTAAGTTTgtttataaaaagttttatgAACTTTAATTTTACCCCTGGTCATGCTTCATTTACAAacatcaaaaaaatattaacttttcaGAAATGAGATAATcgatctagtatgtaaatcccCACAATGTGTCTATGCTGGTTTTGACCCAACAGCAAACAGTCTGCATGTTGGTAACCTGCTTGTGATCATAAACCTTTTGCACTGGCAACGTGGGGGTCACAATGTTATTGCACTGGTGAGTAAATATTCATAAAGTACcatgtaaaaaaataccaacagccAGTCAACCTAAATTAATTGCATACCTGATTTCAGTTGGGCGGTGCAACTGGACACATAGGTGACCCCAGTGGGAAAACTTCAGACAGAGTTGCATTGCAAAGTGAAACCATTCAACAGAATATTATTGGAATCAAGAAAAACCTTGAAACAGTATTTGAGAACcaccaaaaatatatttggtCAAAAGAAGAATCAAAACTTCAACCAATTAggtaacaaaatgtaaaccaTAATGGAAGTTCCATTTGTAAGATTCCAGTCTCATCCATACagcatttttttataattattttcagttatttttattattaaaatatattttttctgctCCTACCAGGATAGTCAACAATGAAAGTTGGTACAGAAACATAGATTCAATACAGTTTGTAAGCGAAATTGGCCGCAACTTCAGAATGGGGACCATGCTGCTAAAACATAGTGTTCAAACTCGAATAAATTCTGAAGTTGGTATGAGCTTCACCGAGTTTGCCTATCAGGTCTTCCAATCTTATGACTGGTTGCATTTATTAAAGGAATACGATTGTAGATTTCAGGTAAGTGTTCTTATTCATTTATGAACTACAtagtaaaggacattgtcagaaaccgccttagattcctgggcacatcagtaaagtatcaaaattaatctcttactttttgaatacttaaatattaattagattgtaacggacacttgaggattagaaaatgaaataataaaagtcttttatatgtattccataatactatgacgatatccggacattttagggcgtggcctgctccatatcctatgaagttccataatttgtgtcgataaaatctatgtaaaatcggcacaaggcaatgccgtacttcattgttaggaatccatgtaatagtgatgttgactgcggtcatcatagacaataagataccgatcttgtaaatacagtctaattttttagaaatcagcagaaatgtcatcaaaaatggccaactgacataaaaatatttttagtctgtgaactagtgatgcgacaaaacctctcgttaatcgcgaagtgaaattattgtagtacttgcgtatcatcgccgggtgatcgtcaaaatactaaaaatatgcaacaaagtcgcaacattgaatgtgaactgattatgaaattttcgagaacaggaaacaaactgtatgcacagatgtaatcaaaaaacacactggacagtaaaacaatcaataatatccgtaaagttattaaacttcaaatagttgcaaaattcttttattttatttaattatgtaggaaaataagcaatggaacaatacgtaagcataattgcataaaaaagttaaataatttcgtttaaataaaaccgactaaaaattaaactgactccgaaaaagtatacactaaaagtcgaaaaataattttacgttatctccaatattgtcgaagttatcgctggaaaactaaacaaagtatcgtaaattttttatttaaaattaatcagtaatcggaataagtgaatacttaaaataatatcgattaaatttacagattattgtctatgactcacaggttacagcactgatgtggcagagacaagtcatagacaatatggagataacacatgattttaaacgtcaagtcaatttgacaagtctcacaaattttcatcttccacgtattttgctaaaatatttgtttcaaagattgatttcaaacttgtttaaacgtgaaaataaagttggtttcatgggcttgttaaataatgtgtatgataatATGAACAcctaagtgattatggtgtaattgtgtatgaaagtgtttgtttacatctctgctggattctaaaaaatcaaggtataaattaaatcgtccaaattgctacagtatgactagattttaattaaaagttaaaaatatattgcacgatactacaagaagctatctaatgtgtccaactggtcgaaggtcatgaataaaataaaaagaattgtgatcataacactgatatagacaatgacaacaatatgggatcatctttaatatatctgtaacagtttcaaaatccgatgaaaaatccaatgccgcttaaagtgagagaaatgtctaaagttgtaatagaattgaaagttttattcgctcaaaatgcttataacaataattggtaatacatttcaaatattaagtatagcctgaccaggaacataaaaaccctggcatagaggcgcgtcaattgcatttgatagtgcaacactgagtacagtcgtacctgtgttaaattaataggctaactttatgtatcaggattcaggattacgggctaatttgatattttcatgaattaacgaaaaaatattattataggtaacctggtttaaataaattaaatgaaaacatcaatcgagctagtaggatttattttattattcatcaataatcaaattcagaacttgaatattcaactgcaatgtctgctcatgaacgcttcaaactcggtacttctttcccaattccataaaattcaacacttagaaagtgacaaaaaactttaaaataggtagttgaaacaaaccacagctaattttcatagtggactgtactatacgataaacatgtcagtcaatttgacacccttgtcggaaaaattattcaatgaaaatattgtccgaacccttagtatttctcttcgacaaatactttaacacattgtgaaccacttttctttcacgactatgaaaagattttagcaatttaattcacaaaatcaattgcgcacatttaaaataaagtttgtttacactttgacagcaatagactgacatgcaaggtgacatgacaatgaagttttcagttactgttgccattaaaagaaattagtaccattagttttccgcaacatggcgagggtttttatgttcctggtcaggctatacctttataatgtatcgatagaaccaaaatgatgtcctcttagcttggaaagggaaacccaggattgggggagcgctccaggcaattttcagaacatttcataggtggtagtaaataatatttattttattattaaaattgaatattttgatattgataaaattgaatatatctttcgattcaaataccgaatatttttcaatcgataataataatcgagaattgttaataatattcaattaaaagttgttcaatccctagtcatgcatagactaagacggtaaccatggagatagttagtttggtaagtcacgtgttaaatgtcaagagtggaaagtaaacataggattcatgttatttatttacgtgcaaaatgtaagtaagtaaatcataaaagtggaacgccgagctatttccaaaacccgtctaatattataatacaatttggctgcgacaactacaatacagaacatctcccaaatcgaagtgcataaaataatataatacaatactagtaagtaagaggttatgataacaatattgctatcaataagtttatagaattggtccgccaggaataattgttcttacataaagatttgtgtcatttagaacctagaaagtattttttcggcactgttgatctaacggcgaacaatgtatggagaacgaacattgtcctttctaTTAGAGTTGTAgagactaaaaaaatatttttgtacagaTTGGTGGAAGTGACCAGATGGGAAATATTAGTGCAGGTCATGAGTTAATCAGTAGAACAGCCAAACAGGATGTTTATGGTAAGTCTGACTCTGAAAACTTTTAGATATCAAAGATATTTCATAGTTTCATATTTCTGTTTGAGCCAAGGAAGTTCTGatttgattttcttttgcaGGTCTAACACTACCACTTGTGACCACCGAAGAAGGCGACAAATTTGGAAAATCTGCTGGCAATGCTATTTGGTTGGATGCACAAAAGACTAGCCCATTCGGCTTATACCAGTTTTTCATCAGAACCAAAGATTCAGAAGTGGAAAAACTATTGAAACTGTTCtcattttatagtttaggagaaaTTAAGGATATCATGTTCAAACATCAACAACACCCAGAGCAAAGATATCCTCAGACATGTTTAGCTGACCAGTTGACCACTTTGGTCCATGGAAGTAAGGATTAGCAAATACTTGAAATTAATTGCGTCATTGTGCCCATAATAGGTgcttacataataatgtttattttcagaGGAAGGTTTAGAGCAAGCATTACGAGCGACAGACGCGATATACAGTAAGGATGTGAAATCACTAGTAGCATTGAGTTCAACTGAATTGGAACAAGTGTTTAGTGGAGCTCCTATTGTTACCCTTCTGTTATCGCCAGGAATTACTGTACTGGAACTGGGAATGAAGGCCAATTGCTTCCCTACAGAAAGTAAGAATAAGTTATATTCTGTAAtgctataaataaatgattacatAAGGTCAATTAGGCATACTCTGCCAGTTAACCTTTGGATTAAGTATTGTTTTTCTAATATATTGTGtattaaataatacattttagaATATCTGTTTGTTTCAGGTGATGCCATTAGAATAATTGAAGCAGGTGGTTTTTACATAAATCACCAGAGAATAAAGAAAATAGAGGAAGTTATAACACAATCTGCTCACATTCTACCCAATTTAACATCTTTACTTAGAGTTGGAAAACGAAATTATTATATTGTTAAGTGGCAGacataaatgttttaaaaactatttcTTGTTTTAATAGCATTGAATGGGCACTAGTTTCCCTGATCCTAGTGGATACAAAGAAAACACGCAAAATTGTGGGTATAGTTGTTATTAATTACAACAGAAGCTTGTATACTtgcagtataataataataaaatgcatatCACATAAAACATCATAAATACTACATAACATACttaagcctaaaataattatgttcacTGAAACAGCGTGTGATACTACTGCTGTCGAgtcataaatataaaaatatggcTATCGTCATACAACATGTTACGTTTGTGCGCCCGGGCGCGGCCGAGGCGAGGCGTACGATCATATTCCTCTAATATCACAAGAATAATtgcaacatttattttatatgtatattgtACAACTTCTCCTTACGAAGcgctacataataataaaatgcaataaaGCTAAATTGACAGTACTGATACCGATATGTCTTTTTAGAATTCAGTTGAAGGAACAATCATTCTTTAAAATAGTAAACGTTTAGCAATAGCGATATCTTT
This window of the Ostrinia nubilalis chromosome 9, ilOstNubi1.1, whole genome shotgun sequence genome carries:
- the LOC135074474 gene encoding tyrosine--tRNA ligase, mitochondrial, which codes for MKILQNILSASKCSWMWSCKRFHSSKNVLKLSERGMYQDMFPNNAANEIIDLVCKSPQCVYAGFDPTANSLHVGNLLVIINLLHWQRGGHNVIALLGGATGHIGDPSGKTSDRVALQSETIQQNIIGIKKNLETVFENHQKYIWSKEESKLQPIRIVNNESWYRNIDSIQFVSEIGRNFRMGTMLLKHSVQTRINSEVGMSFTEFAYQVFQSYDWLHLLKEYDCRFQIGGSDQMGNISAGHELISRTAKQDVYGLTLPLVTTEEGDKFGKSAGNAIWLDAQKTSPFGLYQFFIRTKDSEVEKLLKLFSFYSLGEIKDIMFKHQQHPEQRYPQTCLADQLTTLVHGKEGLEQALRATDAIYSKDVKSLVALSSTELEQVFSGAPIVTLLLSPGITVLELGMKANCFPTESDAIRIIEAGGFYINHQRIKKIEEVITQSAHILPNLTSLLRVGKRNYYIVKWQT